cttgaaataataaaaaaaaaaaatgcgatgAATCTCCAATTTAAAAGCaggaaagacaaaagaaatCGTGTTATCTAAGGAggcaatcaaaaaaaaaaaaaaaattgctctaATTGGCCTAAAAAGTTATCCTGAGGTCATGCAAAATTTACGAAAGTGACAATTTTTCATCGCCTTTATCCCAATTTTTCAAAGATCTGACCCAAGGCATTAAAATTTTATCGCAAGAAACCAAGTTGCCGCCGTTTCCAAGGCTGCGATAGCTTTCAACCGGTGAGTGGAAGACATACATTACACAAATATGGACGGTATAAGTACGTTtgataactacataaaatttattttcctaaaataaaaataaaaagaatacgAATGCATTTAATGTGACCcataaaattttttgtgacatggaatttcttctaattttttgataatgtttttacatttttttttcctttcttcttcttcttccttctctagccGATTGTTGCGGCAGCAAGCAATGGCAACCAGCAGGGGCATACAACGACAACCGGCAACAACGGACGACAAGGACCGGCAAACGACTACAAGTGGCAAAGCACGGCGGGACCAGCGACAAGCGGCGGCGACGAGTGACAATGCTTCAGCGGTCAgttagaagagaaagaagaagaaaaaacaaaaagaaaaaaaaaacttattcctagaatttattcccgaaaacaagaagctttttttttttttttctacttcttgttcctattctaaatctattccctaaCAACTTTTCTATTACaaggaatagaaaaactaaCTAATGTTATCATTCGGACGACAATAATAGACGTTATTTGCATGGCAACAACAATTGTTCtcgaggaatagaaaaattaattgaagtgTAGAGTCTGCATggcaacatttctatttttctatttttctatttttttgttccttgaatAGACTTATCACACTTTTGAGAAGTCTCACCACCTTTATAAGCCTCTGCGAATAATGATAGACACAATGGTAGAAATAATATGGGAAAATTACCGAAAATGTCCTAAAATTTTAACACGTGTGCCAatttcaattgaatcctaaaattttttagatttaCCAATctcaaacctttcaattgtgctaatttaattttaaacattttgacgatttcctaatttaatcattccaactaattttggtcaaaatcaTTGACGTTGATGATAGTTGTGTCACATTAGACGATCGACGTTAACAAAGATaatattttgcatttaaaaaaaaatctaattttttcttttcttttattttcttttccttcttttctttccttttcttttttttttttctccattttgctCCGACAATCACTGAGCCTCAATGATAACCAATGACTGGCCACAGGTGAGGGCTAGTGGGGTCAACTTCGTCAGCTTTCACTAGGGATGACCTCATCAGCCACTATTGAGGCGAGACCTCATCGGATATGGCAAGAGTTGAGCCTCGCCTTCCctagtggctaggcgaggctcaacctcgccggatGTTGCAAGAGCAACCGTTGCCCAAGGCTAGCAACCTCTGTCGGCCTTGGTTGAGGCTCAATGATGGCTAATGGAGGgaatatgagaaaaaagaaaaaggaaaaaaagaaaaaaaaaaaactgaaaattaaaaagatttgcAAAAAGTATCAACATCAGTCTTGGCTGTGTCAGACTACAACGTTAGCAATTTCTGACCAAAGTTAGTTAGAATAACTagattggcaaattgtcaaaagttgAGGACtcaattaatacaattgaaatgtttatgattaaattggtataagtgCAATAAGTCTAAATATTTTGTTGGTCATTTCCCTAAAATTCTAGGTATCAAACCAGCCTCGAGTTTGACAATACTAATAGAAGACTAGAGCCGTAAGCTAATTTGGTTGAGTAATTATGTTTGTCTGGGTGTGATGTACTTTGGCAAACGTCCTCGTGCATATGATTACTTTGTTAACCTATCCTCTGCAACCTATATCAATCgggaaaaattagattttatgcACTAAATAAGTGTCAAGCTTGCTAATTTTGAAGGTATTCCCCGCTGGCCGAAAGCCATGGAGCATAGATTCAACTTCATTAAAATAACACGTCAACTTAGAGTTAGAGTAATGTTAATCTCAATCACCACGTTAAGATTACTACTCCCTTTCATTTTATAGTCGCCACCGAATATATCTCCAACAGAAgtgttttcccttctttttgcCAAGTTGCGACGATGTTTGTATAGTTGCAACAGCTTTCTCGCCAAGAACTCGATGGACAGATTAATGAACAAATCCCCAGCAGTCATGCAAACGTTGACACCAAAACCCAGCAGTTTTTCAAACAAACGATCACACTAAATGCTTAGAGCTATCTCAGAAACATTAGCTCAATCCTCACTGATCAAACGGAGACAACAATATCACCTCAACAACCCTGCTATTCTAACATCTATGAGATGGTAGTGTTATAAAGAAACAGATTAAGAGTGCCTGATAATGAATCGAAGTCAAACTCAGCGTCGGCAATGAGCTTTGCACATATACCTACAGTCATATAAGCAAGGTCCACCACAGTGGAGAGGGCAATCCAATCTCATTCCTTTGCACCTTCCTTTAACCATGCACTGAGCAAACTCGCCCATCACGTACTCTTCCTTGTCATGCATCCATTTCCGGTGACTTCTGTGTCTGCTCGATTTCGGCTGCCTGCTGCAACCCCACTTCCACCAActgccaccaccacctcctcctccccaACCCCATCCAGtgcctccaccaccaccacctccgccGCCCCCGCCACCACCGGCCCCATATCCCCACGAGAAACCTcctccaccaccgccaccacctcctcctccaccccccCCACCAGTGCCACCTCGGTAATATACTGAGTCCCCATTTTTTACCACTCCTTCATTGTATGTCTTGTTATGATCTACTTGCCCACGGCCCAAAGAGAGTTGAGTGATTGCTGAAGAAGTGGCGTTTTGTGCTGCTTCATCAGATGCCGTGATGTGAATGATAGCAATGGCAAGAAAAAATAGCAGAGAGCAGGACATTTTGGCAAGGGTCAACATCCTTTTTGGTGAGTCCAATTGTGCAGATCCACTGGACATGCATATTCCTAGTTGACATATATAAGGACTACAGGGAAAATGGTGACAGCTAGATTACCCCCAACCGTATCCCAGATCTCTAAGAAAGCACGAGTGCGAGAGAGGGAGGTAACTTATGGTGCACTTTTGTCCCCACCTGCCATTACAGTGACCAGCGCACGCTTCAAGGTACATAGATGCTATGCATATTTTACAGTTACACCAATTTAAGGAGTATGATTGGTGCCAATAGCCACCACCATATTGGGGTTACATAAAATATCCTTTTAATCACAGTTATGTGCCCATGCCATCATACTACCAACCTATCTTCAGTAAACAAACTAGACAACAACCAATATGTTATGTTAACTACAAAGTATATAATTCCCAGCGTGTAGCTCGACGTATTGAATGAGAAGCTAGTGACAGGACACGTGACTCTGA
This Eucalyptus grandis isolate ANBG69807.140 chromosome 7, ASM1654582v1, whole genome shotgun sequence DNA region includes the following protein-coding sequences:
- the LOC108954425 gene encoding glycine-rich RNA-binding protein 1-like, whose product is MSCSLLFFLAIAIIHITASDEAAQNATSSAITQLSLGRGQVDHNKTYNEGVVKNGDSVYYRGGTGGGGGGGGGGGGGGGFSWGYGAGGGGGGGGGGGGGTGWGWGGGGGGGSWWKWGCSRQPKSSRHRSHRKWMHDKEEYVMGEFAQCMVKGRCKGMRLDCPLHCGGPCLYDCRYMCKAHCRR